CGTCTCCGTCTCACTCTCGCTATCATCTCATTCCATTTTGCTTGAGATTACCGGTTTCTTGTTACTGTTCCTCCAGCAGCATTTCTCTAGCTGAGGATTGTTTCAGGTGGGCCGCCACATGACAGGAGTACCATTGTATTTTAATAATCTGAACTGTAATGGTCGGATACGTCTCACCTCCTAGGAACCACTGTGGTAGAGAGGTTACTGGACACTTTATGTCCTTCAGCTTCTCTCAGGGCCAAAGAAATGCTTAGTTGACCAACACTCGCATGATTTTGTCGACTCACGGATTAGTTGATTTTATTGAGTGTGCTTTGAGTGGACGTTAAGACTAGTAAAAGAGCAATATACAACTTCACAAAGAATCATGCAAcagcaccactttaaatcttgtgtttagCAGAGATGTGCTCGTTAGGTTTCTTAGAAATAAGTCATTCAGAATGGAAAAGCACAAGAAGTGACTAATCTACTAAATAAATCTTAGTAGACTAAGAAAGGGCAGCCCTATTGAATTCTGGTCTTTTCCTTCCTGTAAGTCTCAGAAAGTCTATGAAtgtttgagaaaataatctttaCTCAAGGTCCACtgacttgttttcttttgcagcttTTTTATAATAGCTTAGTGTTCTATGCAATAAAAAGGTTAAGGCTTTTATTGTAAGCCCTGTTTAATATATTGAATGGAATGAATTAGTAAATTGGCCAAAATGGAAACATAGTTAAAGTTGCTACATGTAACTTTTAGTTTGTGATGATTCTAGCGTCtaagtgtttttaccacagctGCGTACTCCATGGGGCTGTAATGGTCATGGTACATTACAGAGTCAGCGTTACCGGGGGGGTCATATAGTtgtgatgaatgttttgctcagacagaaaatcatttatttacaataagagaataagttacagatgcattgttgcattATGGTAACTTAGCCTGGATGTCTCATGAGCTAATCCGGGTATCCCCATCACTGTGTCACGAGCCAAAGCATAAAACAACCGACgtaataataacttagattaatatagcgcatttcatgaaacccaaggaaAATAGCAGgttaacacacacacggacTAAAAAGACTAAAACGTCTGCGCTAAATGGGAGGGGGACGTTATGTAATGTTAGCTACTGACGTACAACCACATCACCCAatctaaagttattttattaataaaatagaCATAATACATATCTGTGGGCCAATTTGGGgactttttttaatcctttacaatcccgtaattgtctccatctgtggaAAGCCCGACCGAGTGTGACTCATGATTTTGTCCCtttgtctttcactttctctTTGATATAACTGCTCCAAGCTAAACTAATACCTAATCTACCCTTCAGTTCCTCTGTTCAGTCCAGTGCTAGTCTATGTCCACGACggtccacttccaggattgctctgttaccgccggaaattccaccggatgtccctcttttcagccggatatccgtccccgtcctctgtctctgtNNNNNNNNNNtaacctccgtccccgtcctctgtgtctgtgttggcgttctaacctctagtggattatggttacctggtcctcagatctctgcagggtaaatccagacagctagctagactatctgtccaatctgaggactatggttacctggtcctcagatctctgcagggtaaatccagacagctagctagactatctgtccaatctgaggactatggttacctggtcctcaggtctctgcagggtaaatccagacagctagctagactatctgtccaatctgagttttctgttgacgactaaaactacttctaaATTAATAGATTTTCATAACCTCCACTGAGTTGATGGTAAACGTTGCTAATGCAGCCCTTCCCATCAGTAGAGCCTCTGTGTTCTTTTGGGCCTCAAACAATGTAGCATTGTGTCCACTGACCATGCAACAGAGGAGAACAAGACGTCCCTTCTGTCCTCGGATAAGGAACACAATCACCAGTCCAAATGACctttattttagtttggacTCTGATGTCTTTGTGATGGTTTAACCCTCCCGTTGTCTTCGTCTCACATTTATCCCGTTTTCAAAGTTACTGtgagaaatatgggtttctttcaagcaaatatcccaaaaataacataaagCTGCCTACACGAGAGACCGCTTTGCCCCGGCCGTCCCTTTGATTTCCTACGGGGGGAGCGGTGGCGCCCAACTATGCACTGCGCACCGCTCGGATTTGCTGCGTTACGCTGTGCtcaaaattcaaattatttGAACTTTAACCTAGTCTTATTTTTCCTACGTCCATGCATTGCTACCTCTAATGATAATTTTCTTTCATGTAAtcttgtagttctttctttcgaTAGTCCAAATCTAATTTTGCTGTATTATGACGACAgatgagaccaacatgcaacttttactgcagccaatcagctttctTGTTATTGGTGCTAGTCTCTTTCGGATCgtaccacagacataaaacagaCTTTATTCTTTAACTTTGGAGAAGTGCAAGTTTAGCGATACTTAGCTTTAAAATCACAGTTGATGTTGTGATAAAAGTCTTAAATATCATTCATACTGGTCTTAAaagtgttaaaggtcccatgacatggtgcttttatgtataccttagtggtcccctaatactgtatctgaagtctcttttaattagaccttagtggtcccctaatactgtatctgaatctcttttatatagaccttaggtcccaatactgtatctgaagtctcttttatatagaccttagtggtccctaatactgtatctgaagtctcttttatatagaccttagtgtccctatactgtatctgaagtctctttatatagaccttagtggtcccaaaactgatctgaagtctcttttatatagaccttagtggtccccctaatactgtatctgaagttctctttatatagaccttagtggtcccctaatactgtatctgaagtctctttatatagaccttagtggtccctaatactgtatctgaagtctctttatatagaccttagtggccccctaatactgtatctgaatctccttttatatagaccttgtggtccttTAAttctggatctgaagtctcttttatatagaccttagtggtcccctaatactggatctgaagtctcttttatatagaccttagtggtccctaatactggatctgaagtctcttttatatagaccttagttgtccttTAAttctggatctgaagtctcttttatatagaccttagtggtccccaatactgtatctgaagtctctttcccaaaatccagcctacagaattccagccactagatccagtcccacaatgagatttccttagtatgggccatttctgagtctgtagctgcagagagggggggggggggcgtgtgGCCTCAACCAACCGCCACaatgctcgtttgaaagccatgatgtctctctctcatgggtggaccaaattctctgggcgggcaaagcagagaaaggggaggtaaccttgccccttatgaggtcacaaggggaagattccagatctgagctttcattttctcaaaggcagagcaggatacccagggctcggtttacacctatcaccatttctagccactgggggaccataggcaggctggggaactcatattaatgttaaataaaactcataaagtgacattgtcatgccatgggacctttaaatttgacttggtgaaacctgcagaaacgcTGCTATAGTTAATAGGCTTTGTTAAAGAAGGCGCAGCCCTCCCTTTGAACATCATGTGTTTGAGGTATACGTTTGGCCTGACAAAGTCGCGTTCCTGTTTGGCCCTCCGTCATCTTACTTTTTTGGCACACTTCATTTTTTAACCCACTGCACAGATCTGATTGTCTTATGTTGGTCAACCTTCAACAGGCTGCAGGCCGTCCCTCCTGGATCTTTATGCACTAGCCTATCAAACCCCTTTAAATCTATGAATGTACACCTCTTCTCTCCTTCCAGATGATTATTTCTTATCTTTCTCTTTATGCTATGTGATTGTggctgtcctgtcctgtctatGCAAAGCAATGCTTGGAAGAAGGTTTTTTTAACCAAAGTTAATGTATGTGGCAGCTTGCGTCCAACACAATCATTGAACTGAAAAGTCACAACAGGATAAAGTGATGCAGCATCAACCTGTCATATGCAAAGTATTTTAGACTTCTTTCCAAGATACTATACAATGTATGATAGCAATGTAATAATCTcaaatgtacatacagtacctaCCAATAAAACTGTTACAAATTATACTGGTTGATGTGTGGTTGGTTTGTTataaagacaaaacatttacaatgaAATGTTACGTATTGAAATTTTTCTCTAGCACACGTGTTTTCGATGTATATTTCTTGTCTTATTCTGGGCATATGTCTTTTTCAATGTTGGGAGAACTAGTGATGCAGCACCGACATGGCCGCTAGGTGGCGGCAACAGCACTTCCTTAAAGCATCTCCCACTAACACGCGTCAAGTTGTTATTTAGCCAAAAAATgggaatttaatttaatttgcaaAAATGCTATCTAAAATAATCTTGATTAGCTTTGTGAATATCTGTTTTCTGTAATTTCTCGGTAAAATGCTTGGatcttattttgaaatgttaaccGGAACTCGTTGTATCAGCCCTAGAGACGCAGCGCTGCTGTTGCGGTGTGTGTTGGGTTGAGGCAGAGCTGtcacattagctagctagctaacttactaGCCATTGTTTTGTCATGTCAAGAACCGTCTTCCCCCTCACAACACAGGGCTGGTAACGTGTTCACATCTTCGTATATCCGCCTGTGGGTCAGAGGATAGAAGTCTGGGTGGAGAGCACAAGAGTGACATGAAATGACAACGTCAACATTACAGGTAACGTTAAGCTACTAGCTACTAGCTAGCTGCAGAACAGCtgacgctagctagctaagcctTCTCAGTTTGGTCAGCCTGCAAAGACATTTCATTGTCGTAAAATTAACAGTAGATTTAACAAGGTCTAACGTTACTGTACCAGCTAAATACATGCTATGAAAACAATTTTAATTAATAACGTGTGGGTTATGAATGTATGGTTTGCAACGTTAGCCTTGGCTGGATAACGTTAGCATAAGATGGGCACTAGCTACTGCTCGCAGacttaaaacatgaaaacaaatattttctaCGTTTTGGAACATTTTAGTCTGGGAATTGCCTTGAGAAATAGCCCAGTGAATTGTGTTGTGGACTCAGAGAAGCTAGTAGTACAGCTGTATGACATGTCATGCTAGTCGGATAACTTGtgctttgttttggttgaagCTGCTGTGTTGACATGCAGAGTAACGTGTAACGGTACACTCCCTCCATTATGTCTGGCTCTCCTCCCCAAGCCATCTGAAATCCGTATTTCTCTGCATCTGTTGCAGAAAGCGATTGATCTTGTGACCAAAGCTACAGAGGAAGACAAGGCAAAGAATTATGAGGAGGCCTTGCGACTGTACCAGCATGCTGTGGAATATTTCCTACATGCCATCAAATGTGAGTACTGTCTGCAGCCGGACAGGTTGTTGGTTAGCTctacactattttttttgtacaaacattGGTGGGTTTCTTATACATATGAATTTATGTTGAATATACATGGAATTTTGTTTTTCGTTTCAGATGAGGCCCACAGCGACAAGGCAAAGGAGAGTATACGAGCAAAGTGTATGCAGTACCTGGACCGAGCGGAAAAACTTAAAGACTAcctgaaaaacaaagacaaacagggCAAGAAGCCTGTCAAGGAAGCCCAGAGCAATGACAAGTACGCTGTCTGTCCTCTGGCCTCTCAGGAAACATGTTCCACTCTGTAGGCTTGACTGTATTTGTGTCAacctctgtgtttgtctctagGAGCGATAGTGACAGCGAGGGTGAAAatccagagaagaagaaattaCAGGAGCAACTTATGGGTGAGTGTATGGGTGCAAATAGTCCTCACAGGGGAATTAAGCCGGTTGATATGTTTGTGTGATTCAAGAGTGGTGGTCTGCTTAAACAATGGAAATTATGGTTATTTTGTATCATTGACAGTGCCTTAATTGGACCAAAAAAGGAGTCAGTACCCCATATCAACAGTTCAGTGACATGATCATCGCTTGTATGGATCATTCCAATTTTGGCTATATGGGGGTGctgaatgtctgtctgtctgaagaactgcttgtcccccccccctctcaatAAATCCTGATGTATTAATCATACTGTTAATAACAGTTAGAAGTAAGGGTAGTCAAATGGACAAAAGTCAGAAGTGCCGGTACTTAGTACTGGTTGGTACTGGCCCATTTCAGGCACTGATCATTGAATAACCCCACAAGGCTTCTTTATGATAAGATCTTCACCTGAAGTCATTGTAGGAGATCTTCTGATCAAATGAAAGTTTGCATATCATATTTTTAAGTAGTAGTCTGGGGTTCAGTGGGGGTTTGAGGTCTTATTTGTGCCAGGGCTACAATCACCTTTAAAGTGTTTGTTCCGTCTGCATGGTCAATCCTAATCATGCTCTGTGTGTCCAGGTGCCATTGTAATGGAGAAGCCCAATGTCAGGTGGAACGATGTGGCTGGACTGGAGGGAGCTAAGGAAGCTCTGAAGGAAGCTGTCATCCTGCCCATCAAATTCCCTCACCTCTTTACAGGTACTGAGGGATGTTCACACCCACTAATCATCATGCACTGAAACCAtatggttaaaaagaaacaacaaagaaacaTGCAAGaacaccactttaaatcttttGTACACCAGAGATGTGCTCTTAAGTTTCTTGGAAATAATTAATTCCGACCATGGCCGGTGGAATGTCTTtgttacagtatatattattattattctgcagCACAATACATGAATGGAAAAGGTTGGGTAATCGGGGAAATGCATCAGTGAGGAGGGGGCGAGAGGGGGCAGTTATTAGTAATGTAGTCAATTAGTCGTCTAACTGCTTGTTTAGGTCTTAGTtgactaagatttctttagtccatatgtcatttttaaatgctttttaatgCTCTACGACTTATTTCCAAGAAACCTATGAGCAcatgttttctaagaagaatgacatcacatgtcagtctgtctgacatttcatttttaaagaagtaCATCaacgtgtgtatttacagtgtaTTTACGTTAACTACATTTTTGGCTAGCTGCTCTTGCTTGTAAAGTGAATAAGAAATGAAATGTGCAAAGATAATAAAAACTTATAATCtcaagaaaataattgagaCAGTCACTATGTCTAATAGACATGTAGATTAAAGATATGTCTCCTCCCCAGACTGGAAGTTCAcgttggttgccaggctgagaccgcagcatcCAACTAACGTTAGAGGCTaaactcacggtcctctctGCAGATTTACAGCCACCCTTTCTTGGCCTAAGATTACTCACCGTTCATGTTTGAAAACAATGATtgatagattaaaaaaatagcCCTAGTTTATTATCACTGCTGTTATAATAGTTGAAAATATACCTTAGATGATTTGAAATGTCTGTCACATGACTGTCAAATAGTATTTTAGCATCACCACCGTTGGCTAGTACCCTAACAGTTTGCAGCGTAGTCCAGTATGTCACCCTGGGACCAACACTCCTCTGGTCTCTGTTCTCAGGCAAGCGGACTCCGTGGAGAGGCATCCTGCTGTTCGGACCTCCGGGGACGGGGAAGTCGTACCTGGCTAAGGCCGTGGCCACCGAGGCCAATAACTCCACCTTCTTCTCCGTCTCCTCCTCAGACCTCATGTCCAAGTGGCTGGGAGAGAGCGAGAAGTAAGTCTGCTCTACACAGGGAAAACAAGTTTATTGgagttagggctgggcaatatatcaatatcaatcCATATTGTGATACGAGactatcgtcttagattttgaatatattaATATCctaatatgacacaagtgttgatgtcttttcctggttttccgGCTGCGGTACTGTAAAGTGATGTCATCTTTTGAACTTTCCAGACTGTTTTGGCAGATCTATTATTTTCctactgatgattattcatcacTAATGtgattgtgtaaatattttgtgaaccCTAACCCTGCATTTTGTCGCAATGTCTTTATTAAAGTATTTGGTTGTAGATGTTGATTTTACCATGTTTTATTTGGTGGTTTCAGTCTAACTAACCTTGCTCTTCATTAAATAAgaggctgcacgatatgaggaaataTGTTATAATGATGTTGAATATCACGATAACTTGCTCTCAGTAAATCCATTTCCAAACCAGACTGGAAGTTCTTTAAGTCTTTGTCAGAGACACTCTTCACCTATTTTATTCCCGTGTCacttatatattaatatattatatataaatgctTATATATTGCAATAATAATAGAGCATTACTCCCTTGATATTGCTGTCCATGTGTGTCTCTCatttttccatctctctctgtgtctcgcAGGCTGGTGAAGAACTTATTTGATCTGGCTCGCCAGCACAAACCCTCCATCATCTTCATCGATGAGGTAGACTCGCTGTGCGGCTCCAGGAACGAGAACGAGAGCGAGGCCGCCCGCCGCATCAAGACCGAGTTCTTGGTCCAGATGCAGGGTGAGCCGGATGAGATGGGGAATGAGAACAATAAGCTGACACAACATGATTCTGCACAGTGAAGAATAAGCAGtatttaataatacattatatgTAATATACAAGGGACAATAGAATACTACAAAGTAatcttaaatatgtaaatgtataacCCTGTAAGGACACTGGAGCAGAAAGTTCATCTATGGCTCTCTGGTTTTGTAGGTGTGGGAAACAACAACGATGGCATTCTGGTTCTGGGAGCCACCAACATCCCCTGGGTGCTCGACGCTGCCATCCGCAGAAGGTCAGAGGTCGCCTCAGTGCTCCTCCAGTagatgtgcgtgtgcgtgtgcgcgcgtgtgcgtgtgtgcgtgcgtgtgtgtgtgtgtcagtgtcagtCATCTTTGTGCGATcaggcaaaacaaaacatgcgtGTCTATACCATGGATATAGAGCCACTCGGCCAGCCATGCCTAAACACTTATTTCTGAACCTTAATACCCAAAGGAAAACAATCTCCGAATGAAATAGCACAACGAGGTggcaacataaaacacaacgcTTTCAAGCCGAGGAGCAAGAAGAAAATACTTTCTCGCAGGAAACGCTTGTTCTAAACTTAACTTTGTCTGGCTAAACTCCAGTACCGCGGCCCCTGGAAGGACCGTGATCTGGCGCTGCCTGTAGCCGGCCCCCAGACTCCCAGTCACCTAAACACCAGCTGCTGGGAGCCGGGgtcccggagctctgtagcaGCTGAATACAACCAGCAGCTACTGCTCTATATCATCCTTCTATGGCATTGGGTGTTACAGCACTTTACTCAGtttaaaatacttacattttagGTGTGTAATAaatggtctgtgtgtgtaaagaaACATTGATCATTTTGAGGGAGGACATTTTGTCCCTACTgaggataaaaaaataattccgcagaggcagggatatgtagaccagaaaaAAATCCCTCTTACACTATGGGTGAAGACACAGCAGCGCCAACCCAAAATATGACAGATGGATTGTTTTGTGGATCAATGTTGCTGCTTCGTCCAACACATTTGTAAAATACTGTCTTGCTTTTTTATATTCTTCCCTCTTTTTATAGTTTCTAAAATTCAGTTCCAGGCAGCTTTCACAAGCTCTGTAAAGTCTTTAAAGTGTGTGAAACCTGCAAGCACGCCGTCTGTGTTATCAATGATTTGCTGGTGAGTGTGCGATTGACTGGATCTTGTCCTCTGGGGTGTGTCAGATTTGAGAAGCGTATCTACATCCCTCTGCCGGAGGAACCAGCTCGGGCTCAGATGTTTCGTCTTCATCTGGGCAACACACCACGTAGCTTGAGCGAGGCCGACCTGCGGCAGCTCGCCCACAAAACGGACGGCTACTCCGGCGCCGACATCAGTATCATCGTCCGGGACGCTCTCATGCAGCCTGTTAGGAAGGTCCAGTCTGCCACCCACTTCAAAAAGGTAACCACTAGAAATCCAGGgggaaataaaacatgttaaagtgtaacttcaggttttttttcaacctggcctctattttctcatgtttttgtgtctaagggACTGATTGCAACAACAATTTTAGACATTGGTCTAGTATAGAGCGAGACAGCTGCAGTCTGCAGCGACAAAACAAGCCGCAATGTAACGTTAATGTGCAATGGCGCACCTTCAGTTTCTGTCCataaaaagtgcttgttttccCACTGATatactcagattattattctaagtgtctgacaacattatgggatggatccctacaaagatagaccttttagttaaagagtaagatcctttta
This genomic stretch from Etheostoma spectabile isolate EspeVRDwgs_2016 chromosome 8, UIUC_Espe_1.0, whole genome shotgun sequence harbors:
- the LOC116693431 gene encoding vacuolar protein sorting-associated protein 4A; amino-acid sequence: MTTSTLQKAIDLVTKATEEDKAKNYEEALRLYQHAVEYFLHAIKYEAHSDKAKESIRAKCMQYLDRAEKLKDYLKNKDKQGKKPVKEAQSNDKSDSDSEGENPEKKKLQEQLMGAIVMEKPNVRWNDVAGLEGAKEALKEAVILPIKFPHLFTGKRTPWRGILLFGPPGTGKSYLAKAVATEANNSTFFSVSSSDLMSKWLGESEKLVKNLFDLARQHKPSIIFIDEVDSLCGSRNENESEAARRIKTEFLVQMQGVGNNNDGILVLGATNIPWVLDAAIRRRFEKRIYIPLPEEPARAQMFRLHLGNTPRSLSEADLRQLAHKTDGYSGADISIIVRDALMQPVRKVQSATHFKKVRGPSRSNNQLMVDDLLTPCSPGDPGAIEMTWMDVPTDKLLEPIVCMSDMLRSLSTTRPTVNTEDLLKVKKFTDDFGMEG